One genomic window of Desulfuromonas sp. AOP6 includes the following:
- the aroF gene encoding 3-deoxy-7-phosphoheptulonate synthase: protein MIIVMKQGVGKEELSEVKKRIRELGYKPHVIHGETRNVIGAVGDERGKMVLQSLESMPGVESVVPILKPYKLASREVCPAPSEIELAPGLTIGGSSLVVMAGPCSVESEEQIVETAKAVKAAGAKVLRGGAFKPRTSPYSFQGMEEEGLKLLDLARQETGLPIVTEVVNPRDVELVARYADILQVGARNVQNFALLKMLGQLDKPVLLKRGMATTIQEFLMSAEYILAEGNRRVVLCERGIRTFETATRNTLDISAVPVLKEQTHLPVIIDPSHATGHASLVPSMSYAAVAAGCDGLIIEVHPCPEKAASDGPQSLRPQEFAIVMEKLRQFAAVAGKTL from the coding sequence ATGATCATCGTCATGAAGCAGGGCGTCGGCAAAGAAGAGCTTTCCGAAGTCAAAAAACGGATCCGTGAACTTGGTTACAAGCCCCACGTCATTCATGGAGAGACCCGCAACGTCATTGGCGCTGTCGGGGACGAAAGGGGCAAGATGGTATTGCAGTCGCTGGAGTCGATGCCCGGCGTGGAGAGCGTAGTCCCCATTCTGAAGCCCTACAAGCTGGCCAGTCGCGAAGTCTGCCCCGCTCCCAGCGAAATCGAGCTGGCGCCGGGGTTGACTATTGGCGGTTCTTCCCTGGTGGTCATGGCCGGACCCTGCTCCGTGGAAAGTGAAGAGCAGATCGTGGAGACGGCCAAAGCGGTCAAGGCGGCCGGCGCCAAGGTGCTGCGTGGCGGTGCCTTCAAGCCGCGCACGAGTCCCTATTCTTTCCAGGGCATGGAGGAGGAGGGGCTGAAGCTGCTCGACCTGGCCCGCCAGGAGACCGGCCTGCCCATCGTGACCGAGGTGGTCAACCCCCGCGATGTGGAGCTGGTGGCCCGCTATGCCGATATCCTGCAGGTGGGAGCCCGCAACGTGCAGAACTTCGCTCTCCTCAAAATGCTGGGGCAGCTCGACAAGCCGGTGCTGCTCAAGCGCGGCATGGCCACCACCATCCAGGAGTTCCTCATGAGCGCCGAGTACATTCTGGCCGAGGGCAACCGGCGCGTCGTTCTCTGCGAACGGGGGATCCGTACCTTCGAGACCGCCACGCGCAACACCCTGGATATCTCGGCGGTGCCTGTTCTCAAGGAGCAGACGCACCTGCCCGTAATCATCGATCCCTCACACGCCACCGGTCATGCCAGCCTCGTCCCCTCCATGAGCTATGCCGCTGTCGCCGCCGGTTGTGACGGCCTCATCATCGAGGTGCATCCCTGCCCTGAAAAAGCCGCCAGCGACGGGCCCCAGTCCCTGCGCCCGCAGGAGTTTGCCATCGTCATGGAGAAGTTGCGTCAGTTCGCGGCGGTCGCTGGCAAAACCCTGTAA